ttaatggttgaataaaaaatttagggttcaatctccgtttataccaaaaactgattggtctTTTGGTCTAAATTTAGTAGTGTACTTAGGTTATGACAATAATATTCAACAGCTGATAGGAATACAATCCTATAGTTCAGCTAAATAGCTAAAATATATTACCTACCAATTGATCAAATCAACTAACTCCAGTTTATAATTATTCTTTTCGTGtatagttattttttcttttcttttttttctgctGACTGACGACAGACTAAAATCAAAAAGGTATATTTGTACTGCtaagaataaattttaaaagggATTCGGACTTAAATTTCAAAGTATCAAGAAGGGACTATGTTAGTATGTTTTCAAAACTTCggcaaatttcaaaattaatcgatgtttttttgagttgttttttcaaaagaaactaGTGGCTGAAGCAGCACCTCATAGTTTGTGGCCCTAAATGCAAGGTTTTGAGATAATGTGCAAGGTAATCTCTATTTggtacatatatacatatatatatatatatatatataaaactatatatgtATGACTTTTACACTGCCTTTTATATTGGCTTTTGCATAATTCTGTTATTCATAGTTTGCTTTGCTAGAGTGACAGAGGTGCACTGAGAAaggaatttaaatatttaatgaaGATTCCAGgtagctccacaatgatgaaaTCTAGCACCGATGGTCGTATCACAGAGTCAGGTGCAGGTTCTGGAGGGGCTTgaacttggatttttttttttttttttttggtaaaaaaaaaaaaaaaaagtagagtgaGGCAACTAATGTGACTTTTCTACCTGGACGTGGTCATAATAGTACTTTACCCACTTTTAGGTAAGATTCCATACTCCCAATTGATGAGAAACTCACTTATTATTCTCTGAACTATTTGGGATAGAGATAAAATATAAGGAGCACCAATATACAGCTAGTTGTTGAGATTTGAACTCAAGTCCTGAAACTTGTTGGCTCGGTATCTTACCAACTAGGCCACTCGAATGTTGGTCGAACTTGGTTTTTCACTGACTATAACCGCTTGACTACTTTCCCAAAACAGAGGGtacaaaagtaaaataattcaaaaaaaaaaaaggtaaggaaTGTAATACCATACTTACCCAAAATGGGAATGTAATACCATTCTTTCTACAAAAGTAGAAGAATCAGTGGCAGCACAAACTAGAAagttaataattttcctttttgaacTTTTTGCATATGGAGCATGCAATAGGGATTTCAAAAGTTGGATTCTCTCCCTCACAGAAataatgcttttattttatgaaagttgGTAAAGTAACACTGTTTTCTTCCACTTAAGAACCCATTTTATGTCCTAAAAACACTGATGTTAAACAATTAATCTTACTGTATTTTAAGATGAAGCTCCAATTAAAATAGCCAAACGCACTTTAGGGTATCTGGGATTGCAGGATCACTTGGGAACATGCTCAAACCAATTTCACTTGTTATTTGTCAAAAATTGATAATTCAAATTTCCTACGGCTTTCTTCCTATtggaaattttaatatttattaaaaaggaTGTGGAGACAATTCTCTGTAAAAATATGATAATGAGGTATTGTGCATGGCATGCATGAGAATGAATGTGTGTGCACATGCAGAAGGAGAGAGATGATTAGTGTCCTATCAAGTGCAATTTTCAGTGATGGTAAATATCAAAAGTTCACTTTTATTAGGACTGTGACTTCATATTGAAGTGTCCCATGCCAGCAAGGTGTTAACTTTGGTATGGATTAATGCTAGTTGGACCTCCTCTTAATGGCTTAAACTTTTCAGTTGGATgctctaacatggtatcagtgcctggtttatttatttattggttcaCATGCCAAGTTCATTTGCATATATTTAGAGATTGAATGTGAGAGAAGGTTTTGAAATTTCACATTGATTAGGTGTGGAATTTGATATGGGATTATATCCTAAGTAAGATTATTCTGCTAGACACAATTTTAACTGAAATTACTGGTTGAAGTTAATGACAGGAACAGTGAGCAGCGCTGAAGCTTTTtcagaataaaaaaaatcaccaaatttaGTTAAATTTCTTTAACACATGTAAACATAGTATTTAAAGCCAACTTCATTAAGAATAGCAAACAGATTACACACAATAGCTACTAATAATCAAATGCTACAAGCACTTCACAGTTCACACATAAACACTATATATAAAGACTATTCAATATGAAGATACTAATACTTTGAGCCCAGTTTATTCTTCCAAAAAGATATTGGagtaaaatatttaagataaagGCTGATAAGGCTTCAGCATTGGGATCAAGTGGCCACTTAGATGAAGGGACATGACTTCGTTAGTGGATCCTATCAGCTTTCCTCCAATGAACACAGCTGGTACAGGCCCATTACATCCCATCCTCATGAGAGCTTTCTCTATGTCCCTGCCTTCAGGGTCTTGGTCAATCTCATGAACCACGGGGTTCACCCCAAGTTCCTGAAATAGAATGTGGACTGCATAACACAGGCAACATGAGCTCTTGCTGAATATCACTACCCCCTTCTCTGTAGCCAATCTTGTCACCTTGTCCATCTTGACAGTCCTGTCTACTTAATAAGTAATACAGGATAATTGGAATGTCTAATTCAGAGAAATTTGCAGGTTGTTTTGTAATTTCTTAAAATCAAGGATCGAATTCAAACTGAATTCAATCCAATGGTTATGGTGGCTTTTGGGGAAGGAGAATTGGGTTATGGAGAAAAGAGTTTGAAGCTTAAGGTTGTTTGAATTTGAGCTCTTATGCTAGTCTATTTATAGGGACAGCTTAGAGTGGACTGCTTTCTTTAAACAAGAACATTTCAAAAGAGAATGTGCTTTATTAAGATGCCCAAACCAATAAAGAAACTTTCTAAGACAAAGACTACTGTGTTTCTAATAGGCCTAACAAATTGGCAGACATATTTTCTACATTCATATAACTCAATTTATTAGACTAGCTTTGAGTGCATAACCATCTGATATGTAGACTCTTACTACTCCTTCCAACACAGATGGACGAAAACTGTTCAATCAAATATGGGAGACGTGTTCATCCTGTTGACCATTTCTTCAGCTTTTGCAGATTTTTTGGAACTCTCTATCATGACATAACAAAAGTATAAAATTCTATGGGGCTGGTCAATTTAAACCAGATTCTTATGATCACTTTTTGTAGTTCTTATGCATAAAGCTTGCGAGTGAGATGGGCTTTCGGTGGCTCTGATTCTTTGTGTTGTGCCCACCACCTTGTGTGATTCCTTCTCACACGCAACCACACAGGGCAAAGGTTCATATATGTGGTATTTCTGTGCTTAGCACAGTTCTCACGTGTTGATGAGCATGTCATGAATGACCACATGTGTCAACTTTTCCCTTCGAGCCAAACGGGACAGAATTCTTGTCTTTAGATGAGCTAATGAACCACATAATAAATAAGTATTTGGACAAGCTAATGGACCACAAAATTGATGTCATCCCCATTACTTTAATTGCATAGCATTCATGCTCAGCCATAGGGTATGTAGCACTAGCAACACACATGCAACTTATCACATATGGTTGTATTTTCTTGGAAATGGAAACACATGTACATATGTTATATACATAACatttatatttacatatatatggTTTTACATGTTGATATATGATTTATGTATGATTTTGCACagtttgttttctatttttaagttCATTAGAAGTTAGTGTAGCCTATGAGCTACACAATAAGCAATAGCTGCATTCTATCCCTTGAACCCTCCATCCTCAATGAAGGTGAGAGTTAACCCAGGTTTTTATTATGCTGTCAAGAAACTTTTACCGACTAGACTAACCGGCTTCTCCATGTTTTCATTGAGGAATCTGTACTTAGTTTATATGGGCAGAGGTTAAAAGTTTTTATCTTTCTGGATATGAAGGAATACTTGGGAGACATAAAAATTTGCAGCATCAACTTTTTGTCCCCCCCTTTAGGCAAAGGAGCCATGCACGTGCCATTACTATAAAATTTACCAAGTAGCCTGCTAAATGGTGTTGATATCTCTTGCACCACGGGTCCAATTTAAGTGACAGAGCCAAACAGTTAAGAATCAAATGTGAGCCATACAGTTAAGAACCAACCATTAAGTAGGTCTCAGTCtagtaattaatatatacatatctCATATATCTGTATatacattatatatacataaacaaTCTAATGTTCAAGTGCATCAAACTATAAGCATCTTATATGACTAATGATATTGTCTCTTCATATACAGGGCTCACTGTTAGTTAGTGGATACGTTTTTCAGTTGGAACAATTCTGATTACTcatcaaaaagaaatgcaatgTAGCTTTATTCTAAGGCAATTTATCTTGCATGAGAGCGCTATTGCTTATTATTCTCCATTGAGAATTCTCTGGAATTATGTATGATCAAGACATTCATTTGAGACTTTAATTTGATATTTGTCTGGTCTATGCTTTGGCTGATAGGAAGGAATCCTGAAAATTTAAAACTTCACTGGATCCACAAGtatactttttatttgattttgtgatCCGTACAATTGAAAGCAATTGTCAGAGTTTTTTTATCAAAACTCTGAAGCCTATTTTCATATTGTGTAACTTTTATCATACAGTTAGCTTGAAAACTCAAGAAAAAGCAAAGCCCTTAATGCAACTTTTTCCTCTACATGTGGTATTAGAGCTTTGATCACATTTCTACTGCAGTAACTAACATAGTATGAGGCTTGTTTTGGAGTTGCTAGAACCAGATGGCCCTTGCATCTATGAGCATTTGTTTGAGAGACCCGTCAACATGGAGGGATATGATATCTTTTGCTGAGCCTACATACTTTCCTCCTATGAACACAGCTGGGACAGAGGGAGTACATCCCAGCCCTCGTAGAGCATACTCCATTTCCCTCCCATTGGCATCTTGGTCAAGCTCATGAATTTCAGGGCTCGCACCAAGTTCATAAAAGAGTTGTTTGATGCTGTGGCACATGAAACATGAGCTCTTGGTGAAGATCACAGCTGCCTTCTTTGATGCCAAATCTCTAACTCTATCCATATCAAATCAGCTTTGTTTGCTTTTGCAAAGAAAAGGAACAAGTTCTATATGAAAAGCAGAGAAATAACTTGCAATGCAGCTAACTgcaaattgaaatgaaattgaaagCTAAAGGATTTTTGGAAAAGCTACGCAAGTGAGAAGGGTTTGTAATGTAGGAAGCTTGTTTGTGTACTGAGGCTTTGCTATTTGAGATTTCATTGCCCCTTATTTATAAGGCTGTGGAGGATATGGATTCCATTGTTTaatccaaaaaaggaaaaacagtcaaaaactttttaaatggataaaaaagagagagttctttcagatatttgtttggaTAAGAGAAAATGCCCGCTATGATTTGCTGACGGTGATCTAATAAACAAGTCAGCATGTAGTATCACACTGTAACGATAATTAAAATCTTGTGGAATGTCTGTACTATTAAAAAGTTTTGGAATAAAAGGATTTGCAAATAGTTACAGAAGAGCTTTCGGTTCTGGATGGTAGCATTATTTATGGAAAGAATAGTAATAAAATGGAGCAAGGGTGACAAGAAGAATTTTCTTGATAAGAGACAACATTATCCTCCAAGATGAAATGgaattaaataattcattaCAGTTACTAGAGAATGTCAAGGTCCTAGAAAGACTTAGTATCTGAATCTCATTCATTTAATGTGCAAATAGCCAAATACTTTAATAATACGATGTAATGGCATCAAAACCATAATAATATAGGTGCCTCAGCCATCACTGATATTTGACTCTCATATGAAATAATGCTTAATCAATTTCATGTTCAAGTGCCAGATAATTTGACTTATTTTTCATGCATGGTAATGTAATTTGCAAAATACATtaccttgaatttttttttctttaagttgAATGATGTACTaggaatttataattttttggttgaatgCTATATTTGATAATCTGTCATGGTAGAATCATTTAGCTGATGTGGAGAAAGATAGAGTTTATCCAAATCATTTCCACTTTCTGTGCATTGGTCCCCGCATCAAATTCACCGTATATGAATATGATGTAATTGGATAAGAAGATCAGCAAATTGGCAAGTCATCAGTAACATTGTGGAAAGTAATTCCATTTCTGTGGAGGAAATAGACATTCTAACTACTGTAACTTTTTGTTCCAATGCCTCTGCCTCTAGATTTGTTAGAATGTAATGAAAGTAGCAAttcaatatttctttctttctttcttttttcaaattttaatttttcaattttgggttcTTCAAGAAACATATTCTCTCTCTGGTTTTTACTGACAGAAAAACATAACATTCTGTTATCAGTCCCAAATCCTATGTAGTATTGTTTAATGTTTTCACAAATGCTAATACTTAACTCTTCCAAAACAAGACCATTGGTATTGGTCAAAATGCTAAAACTTACTCTTCCtatgaaaaagaaaggagaaaaataagAGTAGAAGAACGAATATTTACTTGACTTTTGCCAATCAAATCCATgcatcttcttctttgttttcttattcGATATACAAGAATCCTTGAAACTAAAGTTGAGAATCTGCCACGACCTCACAACATGCATGTCAGAGAATATTACTTACCTGTAGCAGAGCCTAGTAGCTATCCATGGTACGTGACATGGCCATTAATTATAAGCATAATGCATGGTCAACATGAAAATATAGCATACATGTAGTCATGATCAGTACTGTAGCCCCTTGCCCATTAATTAGTCATTAATAGATACAACATACATGCATGTAATCATCAATAGTGTAGCCCCTTGCTCATTCATTAGTCATTATTCGATTCTTCtagcttttcaattttttgaatcacATCCCACCATTGGTCACAGATCACAATCACTGTGACATATGGTGCACCTAGACGTATACCTAGGTCATGTGTCTCTTCTTCACACTTGGCAGCAAAGTGAGCACTGGAGACAGAATCTTCTCTATTGCAGTTAGGGGAAAAGAAGGAGGGAGGGGGTAGGGGTGGAGAAGGAATGTCAACTTTGGAGAAGATGCATTCAATTTCAAATGACTTAAGATTTTATGCTTGATTCTGCATATTATTtgcaataataatattaatatatactttaTCATCCTACAATTTCCAATTCATTAAACAAAGCAACGATTCGGATTAAAGAGAATATttagtccttttttttattttttatttttccttttcttagaGGGGTGGTGGAAAAGGGAAAGtggaattttcttatttattcaaaaaagcAACCTTACGTATCTGcattttttcttgttctctGTGTTTTTAATCAACAGtaatatatttctttctcatgAGCTAAGTTGTAGAATCCCATAagtcctcccccccccccctccccctctttCCTCTTCTCCTTCATACCGCGATGAAGATGATCTTATTGAACGCAGCACAAAGCAGGTTAAAGATAACCATCAACCTTTTCGACATGTCCTTAGACCCTTTATTTACTACGACGGTCTTTTGGTTAGAGCTCATGAGACAATCTCATAAGACCTACTAAATAAGTTTCTCTTTGATTAACCTCTCAAAGGTTGACAAGATGCTATTAAGCTACACCAAATGAAAAATTGGGACGATATATGAGTCAAACATGGAGGCAATGATAATTGGGATGATGAGTTCGACATGGTGGGCAATGATAGTGAACAACAGGGATGGAACTAGGGCTACATCTTTGGAGTTTAACAATgaattaatgttttcttttcattattcatgtattaaagattcaaaattaaatgaatagATGAAAAATAAAGCAAACATCTACTTGGTATTAAGGAaagataaactaaaaaaattaaaggacataaaataattttttccgaATATACATTTACCGTGTTGATTATATGATAATCTCATATTTGCATATGCAATCTAAAATACATTTTAATGAActaatatcaatttttatttatttatttcaatttgtcaagattttgtattaaattttcaaaagttgGTATATCAACATTATTAGTAGACAATGTTGAATCGCCAACACtagatttaaaattatttgcattattttcttttcttttcttttcttttcaaaaactATTATATATTGTAATTGGTTCATGATTAATGATCGACTGTGGACGAGCTAATGAGTGGTGACATACACCAACTGTAGCACTTATGGACTAGAGATTGTTGTTCATGTTGGTATCAAACTTAAAAGGATTTATTAAAGGTAAaatctcctctctctttttaagGGAAGGGGCTACAAATATGGGTTAATTGgccattatatttttttggttaactgTCATTTCTTAGGGgtcaaatataattttgggcccaaatttgaacttaatatatatatatatatatatatatatatatatatatataatgatgaTGCCTAAAATCTTCAGTGAGTCGCACAGTCCTCATGCTTGCGAAACAGAAACAAAGAAGACCTTGCAGAAAGTATCAATGTGGTGCCAGCCAAATACCCTCTGAAAGTTAAGTTAGAaaactttcacaactctagagtgtcaAAACTGAGGtgaattatgcataccttgatttgtgagggctTTGGAGTTTTTATAGTAGTGAAAAGCTAACCTTTGTTTCTTGGTAGAAAAGatctttccttgtagggaagatcCTCATTAATGCACGTACTTTGTaggatcctttccttgtagggattCCTTTGATTAGGGTTGATTGTGGGATACAAGAAATTTCCTTACATAGATATCCGTGGGGGTCAAGTTAAGCCAGACTGGACCCGTTAGCCTCTCCATATCCGTTAGCCATTTGCTTCGTCCTAGCATTCCCGTCGCCCTATGGAGACGCCTGTTGAGTCTCCTTATAGGGTCGTCCTGTATGGTGTCGTCGGCCTAACTCTTTCATTGGTTTCCATGACGCTAACAGGTATGTGGGTGCTAACGACAATTGTGCGATGTTTTGGTGGTTTTAAATTTATGGCTAAAATATCCTAAGCTGCTACCCCCTACTTCGTGGTACCATCAGCTTTGGCTGACGGGCCACGGAGTATTAAAGTATTTATGACCATTAGTTAGGTGTTTTATCGGCGAGTGTGTCATTAAAAGGTGTAGGCATCCTTAAGCTTAAATCCCAGGTGACACGTGGCACTTGCTGGTTGGTCTCGTTTCCAATTACAAGCATTGCTTCGTTTGTCGTGCATCTTTGCTCTATAAATAGTTCACCTCCTCCtctcatttttccttatttcatCTTTGCaaatcttgagagagagagctgtCATTTCGTCATTTTTGCTACCGTCTACTTGCTGATCCCATCACCTCTACAAACTCGTCTATTAACCTTGTAAGTCCTCTTCTCTTTTTCCATACCTTTCTATTTCCGTTTTTCTAGTTGGTCGTTACTTCTATAGAGAGACTCATCAACTAGGTTCTTGAATACCTCCATCGCTTATAGGTGAATAGATGTCAGGAGATAGTGAAGCGATGAGTGAGCAGTCGTCGTCAGTCCTGAGGGAGCGGGCTATGACAAAGTCTTCCTGTTAGGTCATAGGCCCAAGGAGGGCTTGTCCTGGTCGTCAGAGAAGGAACCGTTTACCCATTCTCCCATCAACGAGGAGGAAGACTATGACGGAGAGGAAGTagaggagagagagggagacAAGGATGAGTACGACGAGGGTGAAGGAAAGAATGAGGGGGAGTTTCAATGGAGAAGATGACGAAGATGAGGGTGAGAGCGGCAGGGGAGCTTTTGTGGGGGGAAGTTCAGGAAGCCTAGGGGATGGTCATACCCGTCCCTTCATCCTTCCCGCGATATGGACCGTCAATGATTTTAAGTTGACGTTAacaatcaaaaattttaataacttaAGGGATCATTATCAAATCCCTGATAACATTCCAATCCGTCTGCCTGAGAAGTATGAAAAGTGCTACTCTGGGAAGACTGCGAATGTCAGCATGTATGATGTCATGTTTGCAGTAGGAATGAGATTGCCTTTAACGGTGCTACACCATCAGTTGGCCATTTTCCTTGGTCTATCCATCAGCCAAATTGCCCAAAATGCATGGAGGATATTCATAGGGGCTAAAATCCTCTAGGGTCGTCTTAGTGAGGGGAACCTTAGCTTACCCTGGACGAGTTCTTTTGGTGCTATAGACCCCAACATATCTCCTCGTCTCAGGAGATATATCATTTTGCAACGAGGAATAAGACACTTAGGCTGGTGTCAGACATGCCCAACTTCAATAGAAATTGGAAGGGCAAATACTTTTTTGTTCAAGGGATGGACTGGGTATGTTTTCCTCATACTTTGTTCTATTtcgtgttttcttttctttttgaccGTTGTTTTTGCTTCTAGGCGTCAGTGCACATGAAGGCACTCTAGGACAGGTGTGTTGCCGGAGAGGGAGTGATCTGTCAACTCCAGAAGCGTCAAGATATCCAAAACAAGGAAATGGATCAATACAAGGAAGCCGTCCACACCCTTAACAAAGAGCTAACGGCCGTCACTAAAAAACTGAAGCAAGAATCCATTCTTCAAGAGAAGGTGTAGGAGGTCAAGGCGAAGTTGACGGCCATTTGTGGGCAGGTAGAGACCGCCAGAGCTGACGCCATAGCAGAGTTCAAGGCTTCCCAGCCTTTTATCGATGCATGCATGATGTATTATGGTGACAGATTTGAAGATTTCCTGAAGCAGGTTGGGCCCGTCTACCCAAACCTAGACTTATCTAAGGTCACCATGGACGACTTGATGTAGACAACTCCTGCATTTGGTGACACCATCAGTGAGGAGACTGACAATTCCACTCATATGGAGTAGGACTCGAAAGACGACGGTGTGGTCCTTGCTCAACCTGCCCTTGAGATGCCTGTCACTCCCTTGGTCTCGTCTACTGAAGACCCTTCTGCTCCTGATGCCCTGAACTTCACTGCCTAGGATGCCCCGAATCTACTCAAGACGCATAGAACCCAATTGCCCAGGACACTCCGAACGTTTAGCTTTAATTCTTAGTTTTTTATGTATCCACTCTTATTTCCAAACAGTAGTAAATGCccttgtttttgggctttgtaaacactttttttttttttttttatggtgtcTATTTAACATTTTACACCCGTCACTTTTAGTATTTTTTGCTATGTGTTGATCTTTATTTTGAGATAGGCGTATGTTCGTCCATCTTTTTGGACGTACTTGTCCATTAAAGGACTTGGTGAATGATTAGGATGAACCCGTCTACTTCGGTGTACTCGTCCACCTATAGACTTAATAATGAACTTGTCCACTTGTGGACCTAataataaactcgtccacttgggCATCTAATAATGGACTTATCCACTTTAGGACTTAATGATGAATTCGTCCTTTGGTGGACTTAATAATAAACTCATCCTTTAGTAGACTTAATAATAAACTTGCCCACTTGTGGATGTAATAATTTCAAGGCATCCCCATGGGACGAACtcatccacttgtggacttaataataaaCTCGTCTacttgtggacttgataatttCAAAGCATCCCTatgggatgaactcgtccacttttgGACTCAATAATGAActtgtccacttgtggactttatAATTTTAATGCATCCTTatgggatgaactcgtccactttgtggactaaataatgaactcatccacttgtggacttaataattttaaggcATCTCTATGGGATGAATCCGTCTTCTTGTGGACTTTATAATGGCTATAGTTTTGTAGAGGCACATACATACATAGGTCATATTTGAATAATTCCTCTTATTGTGATAAATGTGTGcataagtaaaaaattgttCTTGAAAGAGTAAAAAGTtgccctttgggcttaaaaGGTACTATAGATATTAAAACTTAACTAAAATGAAGTAAACTGGAAATGAGGATTGTTGTTCTTCATGTCGTTGTCTACTGATAGTATTTCTTCAAGTGCTCTGTGTTCCCCGGGTGATGCAACTTTTGCCCATCTAACGTCTCTAAGTGGTAGGTTCCCTTCCACTGCTATGAAGCGATCCTGTAAGGTCCTTTGCAATTAGGTCTTAGCTTTCCCTGTGAGATATTTCTTATAGTGCCTGTCACCTTTCTCAAGATGAGATCTCCAACCTGAAAGTCTTTGTGCCTGACTCTCAAGTTGTAGTGCCTGGCCATGAGGTTCTAGTACCATGCTAATCTTTGTTTAACCATTGCTCTGACCTCATTCACCGAGTCAAGCTGCAAACGCATAGCTTCATCATTCTTGCTCTCGTCATGATTTCCCACATTGTAGCTTGTAAGTCCAACCTTAGCTGGGATGACA
The sequence above is drawn from the Quercus lobata isolate SW786 chromosome 12, ValleyOak3.0 Primary Assembly, whole genome shotgun sequence genome and encodes:
- the LOC115970917 gene encoding monothiol glutaredoxin-S11 produces the protein MDKVTRLATEKGVVIFSKSSCCLCYAVHILFQELGVNPVVHEIDQDPEGRDIEKALMRMGCNGPVPAVFIGGKLIGSTNEVMSLHLSGHLIPMLKPYQPLS
- the LOC115972556 gene encoding glutaredoxin-C11, encoding MDRVRDLASKKAAVIFTKSSCFMCHSIKQLFYELGASPEIHELDQDANGREMEYALRGLGCTPSVPAVFIGGKYVGSAKDIISLHVDGSLKQMLIDARAIWF